The Porites lutea chromosome 4, jaPorLute2.1, whole genome shotgun sequence genome contains a region encoding:
- the LOC140933525 gene encoding uncharacterized protein isoform X1, whose translation MDIIRQGYSLPFSEFPPRCFLSNNRSALRNPQFVESAILELLEKQLINEHSFPPHCVNPLTVAEGKKLRLVIDLREVNKYLVKPKFRYEDLRSLSEVFEQGFWFFTWDLKSGYHHVDIFHPHQQFLGFAWDFEGVTRYFTFAVLPFGLSTACFCFTKLFRPLVRRWRLMSHNCFVYLDDGISGQHDYVSARAASLIQRSDLASSGFIPNECKSQWEPVQVGEWLGFLINTIQFMFQIPEAKLAKLKRSLGSMILDGYATYRELARLAGFVISLSLAVGPIARLFTRQMYFFIQSRPSWDVSFTFSEALLQELKFWLLHIDSFNGYSIRGVFCTESTIYTDASDFAFGGYLATLGGEPVRGMFSPADVDSSSTYRELKAVFYVLKSYAVSLKHQRVKVFVDNMGASRILMVGSSKLHLQQIAVDIFSICLSFGISLDSQWLPREENARADLLSRFIDRVDWSLNPVVFQSLDARWGPHSVDRFSSYFNSQVVRFNSKYFSPGCAAVDALAQDWSSDNNWLCPPTHLIVAAVKHLRYHKGVGTIIIPEWPSASFWPFLHISPSRFHTFVKEFVVLPRLADLLIEGPGQREVYRKKPSVFVGCPSFNMLALRLDFR comes from the coding sequence ATGGATATCATTAGGCAAGGGTATTCTTTACCGTTTAGCGAATTTCCGCCTCGTTGCTTTCTATCGAACAATCGTTCTGCGTTGAGGAACCCGCAATTTGTTGAGTCTGCTATTCTTGAATTATTGGAGAAGCAACTGATTAATGAGCATAGTTTTCCTCCTCATTGCGTCAATCCTCTTACAGTTGCAGAAGGCAAGAAGCTCCGCCTGGTCATAGATTTGCGCGAGGTTAACAAGTATTTGGTTAAACCCAAATTTCGTTATGAAGATTTGCGATCTTTGAGTGAGGTCTTTGAGCAGGGATTTTGGTTCTTCACGTGGGACCTGAAATCGGGTTACCATCatgtggatatttttcatcCTCATCAGCAATTTTTGGGCTTTGCGTGGGATTTTGAGGGAGTTACTAGATACTTTACTTTTGCTGTTCTCCCATTTGGATTAAGCACCGCGTGTTTTTGCTTTACCAAGCTTTTTCGCCCTTTAGTTAGGAGATGGCGGCTGATGTCCCACAACTGTTTTGTGTATTTAGATGACGGGATTTCAGGTCAGCATGACTATGTTTCTGCTCGAGCTGCTAGTCTTATTCAGCGTTCGGATTTAGCTTCGTCTGGCTTCATCCCTAATGAGTGTAAATCACAATGGGAGCCTGTTCAGGTTGGGGAATGGTTGGGATTCCTCATTAACACTATTCAATTCATGTTTCAAATACCAGAAGCCAAGCTGGCTAAGTTAAAGCGTTCTCTAGGGTCCATGATCCTGGATGGCTACGCAACCTATCGGGAGTTGGCTCGCCTTGCCGGTTTCGTCATTTCGCTTTCCCTCGCAGTTGGCCCTATTGCTCGTCTATTCACAAGACAGATGTACTTTTTTATTCAGTCCAGGCCCTCGTGGGATGTCTCGTTTACCTTTTCCGAGGCCCTATTGCAAGAGCTTAAGTTTTGGCTTCTGCATATCGATTCTTTTAATGGGTATTCTATTAGGGGTGTCTTTTGTACCGAGTCTACTATTTATACCGATGCTAGTGATTTTGCATTCGGCGGCTATTTAGCCACTCTGGGTGGTGAGCCAGTTCGGGGTATGTTTTCCCCGGCTGACGTTGATTCGAGTTCTACTTACCGCGAGTTGAAAGCGGTATTCTATGTTTTGAAGTCATACGCCGTCAGTTTGAAGCATCAGAGAGTGAAAGTTTTTGTTGACAACATGGGCGCCTCTCGTATTCTGATGGTTGGCAGCTCTAAGCTTCATTTACAGCAGATTGCTGTTGACATATTCAGTATCTGTTTGTCTTTTGGCATTTCCTTGGATTCGCAGTGGTTGCCTCGCGAAGAGAACGCTCGTGCCGATTTACTCAGCAGGTTCATTGACAGAGTTGATTGGAGTTTGAACCCCGTGGTTTTCCAATCCCTTGATGCTAGGTGGGGCCCTCATTCGGTGGATCGCTTTTCGTCTTATTTCAACTCGCAAGTTGTTAGGTttaattccaaatatttttctccGGGTTGCGCCGCTGTTGATGCCCTAGCTCAGGATTGGAGTTCCGATAATAATTGGTTGTGTCCTCCGACGCATTTGATCGTCGCTGCGGTTAAGCATTTGCGCTACCACAAAGGGGTTGGGACCATAATTATTCCGGAATGGCCATCTGCTtccttttggccctttttacaCATCAGTCCTTCTCGATTTCATACTTTTGTCAAAGAATTTGTTGTGCTTCCAAGGCTTGCAGATCTACTTATTGAAGGACCTGGACAGAGGGAAGTGTACCGCAAGAAACCTTCCGTGTTCGTTGGATGTCCGTCATTTAATATGTTGGCTCTCCGCCTTGATTTTCGCTAA
- the LOC140933525 gene encoding integrase/recombinase xerD homolog isoform X2 produces the protein MPAHPLCIALYLLELTEDALQKNSGCSAIDSALYGIRWAHKIAGLASPTEHPTVIAAAEGARRKLSKPVQPKQPLDLETVVKVAQYYNTALASLADIRFLFVFLVGYAGLFRVSELLSVKIKDITIVHDSMSIFVSKRKNDQFREGHTSIIARSGKVSCPVSITERLLVLLASPKESCSPVLRRIVRTKNGAYFHKSLGISYSTIRDEFKKYVSPFVNDPSDYCLHSLKSGGASNDGYKLSDPELKDRHAGWKNPCTKRRYTKRSHSEMLEVTRSMGI, from the coding sequence ATGCCCGCTCATCCGTTGTGCATTGCCCTGTACTTATTGGAGTTAACTGAAGATGCCTTGCAGAAGAATAGTGGTTGCTCTGCTATTGATTCTGCGCTTTATGGTATTCGTTGGGCGCACAAGATAGCAGGTCTGGCGTCGCCCACAGAGCATCCAACGGTTATTGCAGCCGCGGAAGGAGCTAGAAGAAAGTTATCTAAGCCAGTTCAACCCAAGCAACCCCTGGATCTTGAGACTGTTGTCAAAGTCGCTCAGTATTATAACACAGCTTTAGCTTCTCTTGCAGAcattcgttttttgtttgtatttttagttgGCTATGCTGGTCTATTTCgagtttctgagttattgagTGTTAAGATCAAAGACATTACCATTGTTCACGATAGCATGTCGATTTTCGTCTCTAAGAGGAAGAATGATCAATTTCGTGAAGGGCATACTTCTATAATTGCCAGATCTGGTAAGGTTTCATGTCCCGTTTCAATCACTGAGAGGCTTCTTGTTCTGTTGGCTAGTCCTAAGGAATCTTGTTCTCCTGTTTTGCGTAGAATAGTTCGCACTAAGAATGGCGCATATTTTCACAAGTCTCTAGGGATTAGTTACTCCACTATTCGTGACGAATTCAAGAAATATGTTTCGCCGTTTGTGAATGATCCAAGTGATTATTGTTTACATAGCCTCAAATCAGGTGGCGCGTCTAATGACGGTTATAAGCTAAGCGATCCCGAGCTGAAAGATAGACATGCAGGATGGAAGAATCCTTGCACTAAGAGGCGTTACACCAAGCGTTCTCATTCTGAGATGCTTGAAGTTACTAGAAGTATGGGTATCTAA
- the LOC140933526 gene encoding uncharacterized protein: MASVTMQISSLIDSRFDNFKKQFTEENSSSVEAAVKRAKRARFVFQSKGNEQQFEHAESVLDKLESAKGALNANAISKAKTAIEEGIALVTKRMKVIKIADKSQYSWATVQEYLSDELASDSEDEKRLFRSERRAEKKVKDSKKKRSQKYQHQRFQPYPPFNPNHRSSLPTLDAHSNTGSRFGRDLGVRGRQIGPCFNAGNMVIWPPIVLAKLASARSD; the protein is encoded by the exons ATGGCTTCCGTTACCATGCAGATATCGTCTTTAATCGACTCCCGCTTCGACAACTTTAAGAAGCAGTTCACGGAGGAAAATTCTTCATCAGTTGAGGCAGCCGTTAAACGTGCGAAGCGCGCtcgttttgttttccagagcaAAGGAAACGAGCAGCAGTTTGAACATGCCGAatctgttttggacaagctcgAGAGTGCGAAGGGTGCGCTTAACGCCAATGCCATTTCCAAAGCCAAAACCGCCATTGAAGAAGGTATTGCTTTAGTTACTAAAAGAATGAAGGTAATTAAGATCGCCGATAAAAGTCAGTATAGCTGGGCCACTGTTCAAGAGTACCTTTCGGACGAATTGGCATCTGACTCGGAGGACGAGAAGAGGTTATTTCGCTCGGAGAGGAGAGCAGAGAAGAAAGTTAAAGATTCGAAGAAGAAGCGCTCTCAGAAGTATCAGCATCAGAGATTTCAGCCTTATCCACCGTTCAACCCTAACCACCGTTCTTCCTTACCGACTTTGGATGCGCATTCTAATACAGGAAGTCGTTTTGGCCGTGATCTAGGCGTTCGTGGTCGACAGATTGGCCCGTGTTTTAA tgctggGAATATGGTCATTTGGCCTCCAATTGTACTGGCAAAGCTGGCGAGCGCTCGAAGTGACTAG